In Luteitalea sp. TBR-22, one genomic interval encodes:
- a CDS encoding carbohydrate-binding family 9-like protein, which yields MALPRAAMGGALATVLGASAGVLLAQADVPTYQARRVEEPVRIDGRLDEPAWALAPRVGAFRLITDPARPPAYPTDAAVLWDDTHLYVAFASSGREAWGRYTERDARLWEEEVVEVFLDPDGDGRQYAEIEVSPHNVVVDLLIAEPRAGGPEARRWDVAGLQTAIARHADGWVAEMAIPWAALGGAGVSAAPAIGDTWRVGLYRITRPGGVEKAARIDALVEERRAAAEDRRAAIDATLRQLRADDEYAAWSPTQADRGFHDPERFGRLVFAARVR from the coding sequence GTGGCCCTGCCGCGTGCGGCGATGGGTGGTGCGCTCGCCACGGTCCTGGGCGCCAGCGCAGGCGTGCTGCTGGCCCAGGCGGACGTGCCGACGTACCAGGCCCGGCGCGTCGAGGAACCGGTCCGCATCGACGGCCGCCTCGACGAACCTGCCTGGGCGCTGGCGCCGCGCGTCGGCGCGTTCCGGTTGATCACCGATCCGGCCCGCCCACCCGCGTATCCGACCGACGCCGCGGTGCTGTGGGACGACACGCACCTCTACGTCGCGTTCGCCTCGTCGGGCCGCGAGGCGTGGGGCCGGTACACCGAGCGCGACGCGCGCCTGTGGGAGGAGGAAGTGGTCGAGGTGTTCCTCGATCCCGATGGCGACGGGCGGCAGTACGCCGAGATCGAGGTGAGCCCGCACAACGTCGTCGTCGACCTCCTGATCGCGGAGCCGCGGGCCGGCGGACCCGAGGCGCGCCGCTGGGACGTCGCCGGCCTGCAGACCGCGATCGCGCGCCACGCCGACGGCTGGGTCGCCGAGATGGCCATCCCGTGGGCGGCGCTCGGCGGCGCCGGCGTCTCGGCCGCACCGGCGATCGGCGACACGTGGCGCGTCGGCCTCTACCGCATCACGCGGCCCGGCGGCGTGGAGAAGGCGGCGCGCATCGACGCGCTGGTGGAGGAGCGACGGGCGGCGGCAGAGGACCGCCGGGCCGCCATCGACGCGACCCTGCGGCAATTGCGCGCCGACGACGAGTACGCGGCGTGGTCGCCGACGCAGGCCGACCGGGGCTTTCACGACCCGGAACGCTTCGGGCGCCTCGTGTTCGCGGCGCGCGTGCGATGA
- a CDS encoding undecaprenyl-diphosphate phosphatase, giving the protein MHAWQALVLGLVEGLTEYLPVSSTGHLLVTQRLLGIEASEAANAFAVFIQGGAILAVLVLYWRRIVSMLLGVIGRDPAGLRLALAVAVAFLPFAIAGFLFDDLIEGYLFGALPVAVAWAVGGLVILYVSPRLAPGGAALDHVPLRAALVIGLCQCAALWPGVSRSFATILGAIAAGLSLAAAVEFSFLLGLLTLGVATAYKLLDGGEAMVQAYGVSAMALGFLAAWVSAMLSVVWMVNWLQRRPLAVFGWWRIAAAAVVVALVATGRL; this is encoded by the coding sequence GTGCACGCCTGGCAAGCTCTCGTCCTCGGCCTCGTCGAAGGCCTCACGGAATACCTTCCGGTCAGCTCGACGGGACACCTGCTCGTGACGCAGCGCCTGCTGGGGATCGAGGCCAGCGAGGCGGCCAACGCGTTCGCCGTGTTCATCCAGGGCGGCGCCATCCTCGCCGTGCTGGTGCTGTACTGGCGCCGCATCGTCTCGATGCTGCTCGGCGTCATCGGTCGTGATCCGGCGGGCCTGCGGCTGGCCCTCGCGGTGGCCGTGGCGTTCCTGCCCTTCGCCATCGCCGGCTTCCTGTTCGACGACCTGATCGAGGGCTACCTGTTCGGCGCGCTACCCGTCGCGGTGGCGTGGGCGGTCGGCGGCCTGGTCATCCTGTACGTGTCGCCGCGCCTGGCGCCCGGCGGCGCCGCGCTCGACCACGTGCCGCTGCGGGCGGCACTGGTCATCGGGCTGTGCCAGTGCGCGGCCCTGTGGCCGGGCGTGAGCCGCAGCTTCGCCACCATCCTCGGGGCCATCGCCGCCGGCCTGTCGCTGGCCGCGGCGGTCGAGTTCTCGTTCCTGCTCGGGTTGCTGACGCTCGGCGTCGCCACGGCCTACAAACTGCTCGACGGCGGCGAGGCGATGGTGCAGGCCTACGGCGTGAGCGCGATGGCCCTCGGCTTCCTGGCCGCCTGGGTGTCGGCCATGCTGTCGGTCGTCTGGATGGTCAACTGGCTGCAACGGCGTCCGCTCGCCGTCTTCGGCTGGTGGCGCATCGCCGCGGCCGCGGTGGTCGTTGCCCTGGTGGCCACCGGGCGGCTCTAG
- a CDS encoding DUF1080 domain-containing protein, translated as MHVSFKSVLALAVVGVAAVVGLSAQQQQPYVGRWNITPTGPDARGVYFLDVKEVDGQLQALFLDRGGHATPVSWIKVVDGELQWQYGGGAEKLPKPACGPLYRAKLEGGKLIGSHETPGTPCPLPPGATPRPQPAPRTVNWVGVRQPQFPPSNANGAHTYGKPVVIVGAGVGKETWAGLGDGTPNSCVDRWTIADGVMTNGVPERGERSTCNPHTKEKFKDFKVNFEFNLGAGQNSGIYLRGRYELQLMLNPEGRTTSYPGLLMDIYGWKRADVYAGNPPGEWQILEAVVVGNRVTAVLNGKKVHDNALLPAITGGAMDADELAPGPIMVQGDHSKVAIRKLVVTPIVKPGT; from the coding sequence ATGCACGTCTCGTTCAAGTCAGTGTTGGCGCTCGCCGTGGTGGGCGTCGCCGCGGTCGTGGGCCTGTCGGCCCAGCAACAGCAGCCCTACGTGGGGCGATGGAACATCACGCCCACTGGCCCTGACGCCCGTGGGGTGTACTTCCTCGACGTCAAGGAGGTCGATGGACAGCTGCAGGCGCTGTTCCTCGATCGCGGCGGCCATGCCACGCCCGTGTCGTGGATCAAGGTCGTCGACGGCGAGTTGCAGTGGCAGTACGGGGGCGGCGCCGAGAAGTTGCCCAAGCCGGCGTGCGGGCCGCTGTACCGGGCGAAGCTCGAGGGCGGCAAGCTGATCGGCAGCCACGAGACACCTGGCACGCCTTGCCCGCTGCCGCCGGGCGCGACCCCTCGGCCGCAGCCCGCGCCCCGGACGGTCAACTGGGTGGGCGTGCGGCAGCCGCAGTTCCCGCCGTCCAACGCCAATGGCGCGCACACCTACGGCAAGCCGGTGGTCATCGTCGGCGCCGGCGTCGGCAAGGAGACGTGGGCCGGCCTCGGCGACGGCACCCCCAACTCCTGCGTCGATCGCTGGACGATTGCCGACGGCGTGATGACCAACGGCGTCCCCGAGCGCGGCGAGCGCTCGACGTGCAACCCGCACACGAAGGAGAAGTTCAAGGACTTCAAGGTGAACTTCGAGTTCAACCTCGGGGCCGGCCAGAACAGCGGCATCTACCTGCGCGGGCGCTACGAGCTGCAGTTGATGCTGAACCCCGAGGGGCGCACCACCAGCTACCCGGGGCTGCTCATGGACATCTACGGCTGGAAGCGCGCCGACGTCTACGCCGGCAACCCGCCGGGAGAGTGGCAGATCCTCGAGGCGGTCGTCGTCGGCAACCGCGTGACCGCGGTGCTCAACGGCAAGAAGGTGCACGACAACGCGCTGCTGCCGGCGATCACCGGCGGCGCGATGGACGCCGACGAACTCGCGCCCGGCCCCATCATGGTGCAGGGCGACCACTCGAAGGTCGCGATCCGCAAGCTGGTCGTGACGCCGATCGTCAAGCCCGGCACCTAG
- a CDS encoding carboxylesterase/lipase family protein, whose product MRPSRSHRARVGAFVLAILALVVAPRARDQVSPAPVKTTGGLVAGTTASVPGVTAFLGIPYAAPPVGALRWREPQPAPAWTGVRQATEFGTSCMQAQPGSRLPWTEEYMTQNAVGEDCLNLNVWRPAGRAARPRAVMVWIYGGGFNEGSSAVAVYDGAALAARGVVVVSLNYRVGVLGGLAHPELTAESPHKVSGNYGILDQVAALRWVRDNIAAFGGDPANVTIFGQSAGGVSVAMLMRSPLARGLFVRAIGMAGPGLIGASGPGRGGTLAEREAAGVKFAQAQGASSLAELRALPATTFIAPAVSKGNAVPPAWPLIDGHVIATEAPASQVPVMVGFTADDIGTNGGGLGGPPPQPSLAAWRADAEKAWGPQAAAFLALYPAATDADVPAARKAAGRDRTRVTMDRWAASQVQASRTVYTYYFDRVTPWPEHPEFGAHHTSEVPYVFGTVGRGKRAWEPVDRIVSDRMASYFVNFARTGDPNGAGLPRWPAWAPGAHVTMRLGEAPGPMPVATPERRAFLEQGLRP is encoded by the coding sequence ATGCGTCCATCCCGGTCCCACCGCGCGCGCGTCGGCGCGTTCGTCCTCGCGATCCTCGCCCTCGTCGTCGCGCCGCGGGCCCGCGACCAGGTGTCGCCGGCCCCGGTGAAGACCACCGGTGGCCTGGTGGCTGGCACGACGGCCAGCGTGCCCGGCGTCACCGCGTTCCTCGGCATCCCGTACGCTGCCCCGCCGGTCGGGGCCCTGCGCTGGCGGGAACCGCAGCCGGCGCCCGCCTGGACCGGCGTCCGGCAGGCCACCGAATTCGGCACCAGCTGCATGCAGGCGCAGCCTGGTTCGCGCCTGCCGTGGACCGAGGAGTACATGACGCAGAACGCGGTGGGCGAGGACTGCCTGAACCTCAACGTGTGGAGGCCGGCGGGGCGCGCGGCGCGGCCGCGCGCCGTGATGGTCTGGATCTACGGCGGCGGCTTCAACGAGGGGTCGAGCGCCGTCGCGGTGTACGACGGCGCCGCGCTGGCGGCCCGCGGCGTGGTGGTCGTGAGCCTGAACTATCGGGTAGGCGTGCTCGGCGGCCTCGCGCATCCCGAGCTGACGGCCGAGTCGCCGCACAAGGTGTCGGGCAACTACGGCATCCTCGATCAGGTCGCGGCGCTGCGGTGGGTGCGCGACAACATCGCGGCCTTCGGTGGTGATCCGGCCAACGTGACGATCTTCGGCCAGTCGGCCGGCGGGGTCTCGGTGGCGATGCTGATGCGGTCGCCGCTGGCCCGCGGGCTGTTCGTGCGCGCCATCGGCATGGCGGGGCCGGGCCTGATCGGCGCCTCCGGCCCGGGGCGCGGCGGCACGCTCGCCGAGCGCGAAGCCGCCGGCGTGAAGTTCGCGCAGGCGCAGGGCGCGAGCAGCCTCGCGGAGTTGCGGGCGCTGCCGGCCACCACCTTCATCGCCCCGGCGGTCAGCAAGGGCAACGCGGTGCCGCCGGCGTGGCCCCTCATCGATGGCCACGTGATCGCCACCGAGGCGCCGGCGTCGCAGGTGCCCGTGATGGTGGGCTTCACGGCCGACGACATCGGGACCAACGGCGGCGGCCTGGGCGGACCGCCGCCGCAGCCGAGCCTGGCGGCGTGGCGGGCCGACGCCGAGAAGGCCTGGGGACCGCAGGCGGCGGCGTTCCTGGCGTTGTACCCGGCGGCCACCGACGCCGACGTCCCGGCCGCGCGCAAGGCCGCCGGCCGCGACCGCACCCGCGTGACGATGGACCGGTGGGCCGCGTCGCAGGTGCAGGCGAGTCGCACCGTGTACACCTACTACTTCGATCGCGTGACGCCGTGGCCGGAGCACCCGGAGTTCGGCGCCCACCACACGTCCGAGGTGCCTTACGTGTTCGGGACCGTCGGCCGCGGCAAGCGCGCCTGGGAGCCGGTCGACCGCATCGTGTCGGATCGCATGGCCAGCTACTTCGTCAACTTCGCCAGGACGGGCGACCCCAACGGCGCCGGCCTGCCGCGCTGGCCGGCGTGGGCACCGGGCGCGCACGTCACGATGCGTCTCGGCGAGGCCCCCGGGCCGATGCCGGTGGCGACCCCCGAGCGGCGCGCGTTCCTCGAGCAGGGGCTGCGGCCATGA
- the ytxJ gene encoding bacillithiol system redox-active protein YtxJ, whose amino-acid sequence MNLLTSLEALEALLAQSHRGPILLFKHSETCGLSLQAHEEVSALVADAAFGVPVHLVSVQRSRPVSEAIAARLGVRHQSPQMLLVLDGAVAWHTSHLAITADAVRAAVSRLPVATR is encoded by the coding sequence ATGAACCTGCTGACCTCCCTCGAGGCCCTCGAGGCCCTGCTCGCCCAGTCGCACCGTGGTCCCATCCTCCTGTTCAAGCACAGCGAGACCTGCGGGCTGTCCCTGCAGGCGCACGAGGAAGTCTCGGCCCTGGTGGCCGACGCGGCCTTCGGCGTGCCGGTCCACCTGGTGTCGGTGCAGCGCAGCCGTCCGGTGAGCGAGGCCATCGCCGCGCGACTCGGCGTGCGTCACCAGTCGCCGCAGATGCTCCTCGTGCTCGACGGCGCGGTCGCCTGGCACACGTCGCACCTGGCCATCACCGCCGACGCCGTGCGCGCCGCGGTGTCGCGCCTCCCCGTCGCCACCCGCTGA
- a CDS encoding PIN domain-containing protein: MSADRPAEFVDANILVYAFDASAGAKQVAAARLLDRLWDTEEGRLSVQVLQEFFVTVTSKVAAPLSIDEAEERVREFAAWQVFAPTAADVLGAIALQRTTQYSFWDAMILHAAAESGCGVCWSEDLRAGQVVRGVEVKNPFA, translated from the coding sequence ATGAGCGCTGACCGACCCGCCGAGTTCGTCGACGCCAACATCCTGGTGTACGCCTTCGACGCCTCGGCCGGGGCGAAGCAGGTCGCGGCGGCTCGCCTCCTCGATCGGCTCTGGGACACCGAGGAGGGGCGCCTCAGCGTCCAGGTGCTCCAGGAATTCTTCGTCACCGTGACGAGCAAGGTGGCCGCGCCGCTCTCGATCGACGAGGCCGAGGAGCGCGTGCGCGAGTTCGCGGCGTGGCAGGTGTTCGCGCCGACCGCCGCGGACGTGCTGGGGGCGATCGCGCTGCAGCGGACGACGCAGTATTCCTTCTGGGACGCGATGATCCTGCACGCGGCGGCCGAGTCTGGATGCGGCGTCTGCTGGAGCGAAGACCTCCGCGCTGGTCAGGTCGTGCGCGGCGTGGAAGTTAAGAATCCGTTCGCCTGA
- a CDS encoding redoxin domain-containing protein has translation MAPDFSLPGSDGKTHKLSELRGKTVVLAWFPKAFTGGUTAECKSLRESGPILKTYDITYFMASVDSLEDNTKFAQMHEADFPILADPSKATAMKYGVIRTDRPPEQQFAARWTFYIGPDGKILDIDRQPNTATAGQVMIAKLDALGIKKKAQ, from the coding sequence ATGGCGCCCGACTTCTCGCTGCCGGGATCCGACGGCAAGACGCACAAGCTGTCGGAACTCCGGGGGAAGACCGTCGTGCTCGCCTGGTTCCCGAAGGCCTTCACCGGTGGTTGAACGGCCGAATGCAAGTCGCTCCGTGAGAGCGGCCCGATCCTGAAGACCTACGACATCACGTACTTCATGGCGAGCGTCGACAGCCTTGAAGACAACACGAAGTTCGCCCAGATGCACGAGGCGGACTTCCCGATCCTCGCCGACCCGTCCAAGGCGACGGCGATGAAGTACGGCGTCATCCGCACCGACCGTCCGCCCGAACAGCAGTTCGCGGCGCGCTGGACCTTCTACATCGGTCCCGACGGGAAGATCCTGGACATCGACCGGCAGCCGAACACGGCGACGGCGGGGCAGGTGATGATCGCGAAGCTCGACGCGCTCGGCATCAAGAAGAAGGCGCAGTAA
- a CDS encoding YfiR family protein has product MPLSSGSPACSTLRSALVAAVLACATLAAGAHQVGERQLKAEMIVRMLRLVTWRTTGPADPTAALAIVVVGDAALADALREASVGQRVDGRALGVSGVPSLTLLPASPPPVVVLAASQRASAPALVRAVEPKGVLTIGEGEGMGQAGLVIGVYVDGDRIRFDANTGAAARAGITLSSHLLRLARIVG; this is encoded by the coding sequence ATGCCCCTGTCCTCCGGCTCCCCTGCCTGCTCGACGCTCCGGTCGGCGCTCGTTGCGGCCGTGCTGGCTTGCGCCACGCTGGCCGCTGGCGCGCATCAGGTCGGCGAACGACAGCTGAAGGCCGAGATGATCGTCCGGATGCTCCGGCTGGTGACCTGGCGGACCACGGGGCCCGCCGACCCGACCGCCGCGCTCGCCATCGTGGTGGTGGGCGATGCGGCCCTTGCCGACGCGCTCCGTGAGGCATCGGTCGGTCAGCGCGTCGATGGCCGCGCGCTCGGCGTCTCGGGGGTGCCCTCGCTCACGCTCCTGCCGGCCTCGCCACCCCCGGTCGTCGTCCTGGCCGCCTCCCAGCGTGCCTCCGCGCCAGCCCTGGTGCGGGCGGTCGAGCCCAAGGGCGTGCTGACCATCGGCGAAGGCGAGGGCATGGGCCAGGCCGGCCTGGTGATCGGCGTCTACGTCGACGGCGATCGCATCCGCTTCGATGCCAACACCGGCGCCGCCGCACGCGCCGGCATCACGCTCAGTTCCCATCTCCTTCGTCTCGCTCGCATCGTCGGGTGA
- a CDS encoding redoxin domain-containing protein, whose protein sequence is MSRLLSLCLVACLCASPAAAQAPTPAAAPAPAPQYSADLKVGDMAPDFSLPGSDGKTHKLSELRGKTVVLAWFPKAFTGG, encoded by the coding sequence ATGTCCAGACTCCTGTCCCTCTGCCTTGTGGCGTGCCTGTGCGCGTCGCCCGCGGCAGCACAGGCGCCAACCCCGGCAGCGGCACCCGCCCCTGCACCGCAGTACTCGGCAGACCTGAAGGTGGGCGACATGGCGCCCGACTTCTCGCTGCCGGGATCCGACGGCAAGACGCACAAGCTGTCGGAACTCCGGGGGAAGACCGTCGTGCTCGCCTGGTTCCCGAAGGCCTTCACCGGTGGTTGA
- a CDS encoding ribbon-helix-helix protein, CopG family, whose product MAETQNITLSLPRDLLRQIKRVAADRDTSVSAIMTEALTRVAEHDRRYAAARRRARVAMKGARSLGTGGRASWTRDDLHER is encoded by the coding sequence GTGGCCGAGACCCAGAACATCACTCTCAGCCTGCCGCGTGACCTGCTTCGCCAGATCAAGCGCGTGGCCGCGGACCGCGACACGTCGGTGTCGGCCATCATGACCGAGGCCCTGACTCGCGTCGCCGAGCACGATCGTCGCTACGCCGCGGCCCGTCGGCGGGCACGTGTCGCGATGAAGGGCGCCCGCTCGCTCGGGACGGGCGGTCGCGCGTCGTGGACGCGCGACGACCTGCATGAGCGCTGA
- a CDS encoding response regulator, with protein sequence MRLRLSLRHRLTLALIAASACGLALTGAGLVAYDTRTARVQLAHELEGVTRLVAINSDAALTFGDVDAAQATLSSFSARDDVLSAALYRRDGVLLTQYRAQGAAAPPSTAPAPGTAFSGSTIQVARDICNEGGCVGRLVVVADLRELEARLLGMLAIFGGVFAVSLAVAWGLGALLQRPLVLPLRQLSDAAAEVSRSRRFDVALPAVNRTDEIGVLVTAFNDMLREIGSLYGELQHHRESLEQTVLLRTAELREAKERAEAANRYKSEFLANMSHEIRTPMNGVLGMTELALETGLEPLQRDYVETIRRSAESLLSVIDDVLDFSKIEAGRLDVEVVPFSLPAAIDDALGALAVRAHQRGLDLVCDPAPGLPEHVLGDQGRLRQVLINLLGNAIKFTLTGSVQLHVKLGTSPDGDARLCFAVKDTGVGIPAERQQAIFEAFTQADGSTTRVFGGTGLGLTISARLVALMGGTLTVSSVVGQGSTFAFDLPLLVAPGVPLASDLPSGTLASQAVVVIEAHPASRDVLRRWLSGWGAQVRACAHVDEALAHLRTADAVFADCTAIEDPRLQRLSLGPRMPTIVAMLSTAESPRSAGLAPTSTLVKPLRRTAVAAIAAAALGTTRRPAAEAPVGGDGPAAPLPEAPVPAAQLARPRQVVPALVRVLVAEDNPVNQRVVQGMLRASQCEVVLASNGREAVEAWQRGIFDVVFMDVQMPEMDGFEAVAAIRAAEAASQRLRVPIVALTAHAMAGDAERCLAAGMDGYLSKPLRRTALEDELRRLGVLKDRLEQSA encoded by the coding sequence ATGCGTCTTCGCCTGTCCCTTCGTCATCGCCTCACGCTGGCGCTCATCGCCGCCAGCGCCTGCGGCCTCGCCCTCACGGGGGCGGGGCTGGTGGCCTATGACACGCGGACGGCCCGCGTCCAGCTGGCGCACGAACTCGAAGGCGTCACCCGGCTGGTGGCCATCAACAGCGACGCCGCCCTGACGTTCGGCGACGTCGACGCCGCGCAGGCGACCCTCTCCTCCTTCTCGGCGCGCGACGATGTGCTGTCGGCGGCCCTGTATCGGCGCGACGGCGTCCTGCTCACCCAATATCGCGCTCAGGGCGCGGCCGCGCCGCCGAGCACCGCCCCGGCTCCGGGCACCGCGTTCTCGGGCAGCACGATCCAGGTCGCGCGCGACATCTGCAACGAGGGAGGCTGTGTCGGCCGGCTGGTCGTCGTCGCCGACCTGCGCGAACTCGAGGCCCGGCTGCTCGGCATGCTGGCCATCTTCGGCGGCGTGTTCGCGGTGTCGCTCGCCGTGGCCTGGGGGCTGGGGGCGCTGCTGCAGCGGCCGCTGGTGCTGCCGCTCCGGCAGCTGTCTGATGCCGCGGCCGAGGTGAGCCGGTCGCGGCGCTTCGACGTGGCGCTGCCGGCGGTGAACCGGACCGACGAGATCGGCGTGCTGGTGACCGCGTTCAACGACATGCTGCGCGAGATCGGCTCGCTGTACGGCGAGTTGCAGCACCATCGCGAGAGCCTCGAGCAGACCGTCTTGCTGCGCACCGCCGAACTGCGCGAGGCCAAGGAGCGCGCCGAAGCGGCCAACCGGTACAAGAGCGAGTTCCTGGCCAACATGAGCCACGAGATCCGGACGCCGATGAACGGCGTGCTGGGCATGACCGAGCTCGCCCTCGAGACCGGACTGGAGCCCTTGCAGCGCGACTACGTCGAGACCATCCGGCGGTCGGCCGAGTCGCTCCTCTCGGTGATCGACGACGTGCTCGACTTCTCGAAGATCGAGGCGGGACGACTCGACGTCGAGGTGGTGCCGTTCTCGCTGCCCGCCGCCATCGACGACGCGCTGGGGGCCCTGGCCGTGCGTGCCCACCAGCGTGGGCTCGACCTGGTGTGCGATCCGGCGCCGGGGTTGCCCGAGCACGTACTCGGCGACCAGGGGCGGCTGCGCCAGGTGCTCATCAACCTGCTCGGCAACGCGATCAAGTTCACGCTGACCGGGTCGGTCCAGCTGCACGTGAAGCTGGGCACCTCGCCCGATGGCGACGCGCGCCTGTGTTTCGCGGTGAAGGACACTGGTGTCGGCATCCCCGCCGAGCGGCAGCAGGCGATCTTCGAGGCGTTCACGCAGGCCGACGGATCGACGACCCGGGTCTTCGGCGGCACCGGCCTCGGCCTGACGATCTCGGCCCGGCTCGTCGCGCTGATGGGCGGCACCCTGACCGTGTCGAGCGTCGTCGGGCAGGGCAGCACGTTCGCCTTCGACCTGCCGCTGCTGGTGGCGCCTGGCGTCCCGCTGGCGTCCGACCTGCCCTCGGGCACCCTGGCGTCGCAGGCGGTTGTGGTGATCGAGGCCCACCCGGCCTCGCGCGACGTGCTGCGTCGGTGGCTGTCGGGCTGGGGCGCCCAGGTCCGCGCCTGCGCCCACGTCGACGAGGCCCTGGCGCACCTGCGCACCGCCGACGCCGTCTTCGCCGACTGCACTGCGATCGAGGATCCACGCCTGCAGCGGCTCTCGCTCGGGCCACGCATGCCGACGATCGTCGCCATGCTCAGCACCGCGGAGTCGCCGCGCTCGGCCGGCCTGGCCCCCACCAGCACCCTCGTGAAGCCCCTCCGCCGCACGGCAGTGGCAGCCATCGCGGCTGCGGCGCTCGGGACGACACGCAGGCCCGCCGCCGAGGCGCCCGTGGGCGGGGACGGTCCGGCGGCGCCCCTTCCAGAGGCGCCCGTCCCGGCGGCGCAGCTGGCACGGCCGCGACAGGTGGTGCCGGCGCTCGTCCGGGTGCTGGTGGCCGAGGACAACCCGGTCAACCAGCGGGTCGTGCAAGGCATGCTCCGGGCCAGCCAGTGCGAGGTGGTGCTGGCCAGCAACGGGCGCGAGGCGGTCGAGGCGTGGCAGCGCGGCATCTTCGACGTGGTGTTCATGGACGTGCAGATGCCGGAGATGGACGGGTTCGAGGCCGTCGCGGCCATCCGCGCCGCTGAAGCGGCGTCGCAGCGGCTCCGGGTGCCGATCGTCGCCCTCACCGCGCACGCCATGGCCGGGGACGCCGAGCGCTGTCTCGCTGCCGGCATGGACGGCTACCTCTCCAAGCCGCTCCGCCGGACCGCCCTCGAGGACGAACTGCGCCGCCTCGGCGTCCTGAAGGACCGGCTCGAGCAATCGGCGTAG